One segment of Vibrio mimicus DNA contains the following:
- the dsbC gene encoding bifunctional protein-disulfide isomerase/oxidoreductase DsbC: MSVLRRLTWLAFPLLSMAFNVQASTAPTEFNKAELEQRFAKLGLQVQEIKPADIQGLLEVQTSGGILFSSPDGEHFIAGTLYALDGNGGYVDVLAQRQAPLNAKKLAALQDSMIEFKAPNEKYAITVFTDITCGYCVRLHSQIKDYNDLGITVRYLAYPRQGPKGQVADQMAAIWCSNDPKAAMHDAKVNRKTITADKDIAQCQQTIEKHYMLGHELGISGTPAIFLPNGEMVGGYLPAPQLLQRLQATQ; the protein is encoded by the coding sequence ATGAGCGTACTGCGCCGACTAACATGGCTGGCATTTCCTTTACTGAGTATGGCATTCAACGTACAAGCGAGCACTGCACCCACCGAGTTCAACAAAGCCGAGCTTGAGCAGCGTTTTGCCAAGCTTGGGTTACAGGTACAAGAGATTAAACCTGCCGATATTCAAGGCTTGCTTGAAGTACAAACCTCAGGTGGCATCTTATTTTCCTCACCGGATGGTGAGCATTTCATTGCTGGGACACTTTATGCGTTAGATGGCAATGGTGGCTATGTGGATGTGTTGGCACAGCGCCAAGCGCCACTCAATGCAAAAAAACTGGCCGCGTTACAAGACAGCATGATTGAGTTTAAAGCGCCCAATGAGAAATACGCGATCACTGTGTTTACCGATATCACTTGCGGTTACTGTGTGCGCCTGCACAGCCAGATCAAAGATTACAATGACTTAGGTATTACGGTTCGTTACTTGGCTTATCCACGTCAGGGGCCTAAAGGTCAAGTGGCGGATCAAATGGCAGCCATCTGGTGTTCTAACGATCCGAAAGCGGCGATGCACGATGCGAAAGTGAATCGCAAAACCATCACTGCCGATAAAGATATTGCCCAGTGTCAGCAGACGATTGAAAAACACTACATGCTGGGTCATGAGCTCGGCATTAGCGGTACACCCGCGATCTTCTTGCCGAATGGCGAGATGGTTGGCGGTTACTTGCCAGCGCCACAACTGCTGCAACGCTTGCAAGCGACACAATAA
- the xerD gene encoding site-specific tyrosine recombinase XerD — protein sequence MVEQFLDAMWFERGLAENTVASYRNDLSKLLGWMAQHQYRLDFISFSGLQEYQSWLTEQDYKPTSKARMLSAIRRLFQYLHREKVRADDPSALLISPKLPTRLPKDLTEAQVEALLSAPDPQTPIELRDKAMLELLYATGLRVTELVSLTMENMSLRQGVVRVIGKGGKERLVPMGENAVEWIETFLQQGRSLLLGEQTSDIVFPSSRGQQMTRQTFWHRIKHYAVIAEIDVEQLSPHVLRHAFATHLLNYGADLRVVQMLLGHSDLSTTQIYTHVATERLKQLHNEHHPRA from the coding sequence TTGGTGGAACAATTTTTAGATGCGATGTGGTTTGAGCGCGGTTTGGCAGAAAATACCGTAGCTTCTTATCGCAATGATTTAAGTAAACTACTCGGATGGATGGCGCAGCATCAGTATCGGCTCGATTTTATTAGCTTTTCGGGACTGCAAGAGTACCAAAGCTGGTTGACGGAGCAGGATTATAAACCGACCTCGAAAGCCCGTATGCTTTCTGCGATTCGCCGGTTGTTTCAATACCTGCACCGTGAGAAGGTACGTGCCGATGACCCAAGTGCACTTTTAATCAGCCCGAAATTGCCAACGCGCTTACCGAAAGATTTGACTGAAGCGCAAGTTGAAGCGCTCTTAAGTGCGCCGGATCCACAAACACCGATAGAGCTGCGCGATAAAGCCATGCTCGAACTGCTGTATGCTACTGGGTTGCGGGTGACGGAACTCGTATCGCTGACCATGGAAAACATGAGTTTGCGCCAAGGTGTCGTGCGGGTGATTGGTAAGGGCGGTAAAGAGCGTTTAGTCCCAATGGGTGAAAATGCTGTTGAATGGATTGAAACTTTTTTGCAGCAGGGGCGGTCTTTACTCCTTGGGGAGCAGACATCGGATATCGTATTCCCCAGTAGTCGTGGTCAACAAATGACTCGGCAAACCTTTTGGCATCGTATTAAGCACTATGCGGTGATTGCGGAGATTGATGTTGAACAGCTTTCCCCACACGTATTGCGCCATGCGTTTGCCACTCACTTGCTCAATTACGGGGCGGATCTGCGCGTGGTGCAGATGCTGCTTGGGCATAGTGATTTATCGACCACACAAATTTATACTCATGTCGCGACTGAGCGGCTTAAACAACTCCACAACGAGCACCATCCAAGGGCTTGA
- the recJ gene encoding single-stranded-DNA-specific exonuclease RecJ has product MIEIQRRPEPDLSLLPDHIDPLLRRLYLNRGVRDIAQLEKAAKALHSFKQLHGIERAVELLFAAIAEQKRIIVVGDFDADGATSSALSVLALRMLGSHNVDYLVPNRFEDGYGLSPEVVDQAIERGAEMIMTVDNGVSSLEGVRYAKQKGLQVLVTDHHLPGQQLPEVDAMVNPNLQQCAFPSKALAGVGVAFYLMMALCVHMRQQGWFAAQGMAEPKLMELIDLVALGTVADVVPLDDNNRILVHQGLQRIRAGLARPGIQALIEVAKRDARRLVAADFGFALGPRINAAGRLDDMSFGVELLLCNNIHAARRMASELDGLNQTRKEIEEGMKQEAVAFCERLQLSDDRELPYGLVLFQRDWHQGVIGILASRIKEKYHRPVIAFAEGGDGKLKGSCRSVPGLHMRDALDKIDTQTPGIILKFGGHSMAAGLTIEEQNFEHFCRLFDQLVREELDEAALKGIILSDGELKPEEFSLHTAELLRAGGPWGQAFPEPLFDGEFKVLHQKLVGEKHLKLMLEPLYKGFPTNVMIDGIAFNVDLRRWPDASVKTIRLAYKLDINEFRGNQSLQLMIDHLEAK; this is encoded by the coding sequence ATGATAGAAATCCAGCGACGCCCTGAACCCGATCTCTCACTTCTTCCTGACCACATCGACCCACTATTGCGCAGGCTTTACCTCAACCGTGGTGTGCGTGATATCGCGCAGCTCGAAAAAGCCGCCAAAGCACTGCATTCCTTTAAGCAACTGCATGGGATTGAACGTGCGGTCGAGCTGCTTTTTGCGGCCATTGCCGAGCAAAAACGCATCATAGTGGTGGGGGATTTTGATGCCGATGGCGCAACCAGTTCGGCGCTTTCCGTGCTCGCGCTGCGTATGCTCGGTAGCCACAATGTGGATTACTTAGTGCCAAACCGTTTTGAAGATGGTTATGGCTTGAGCCCTGAAGTGGTTGATCAAGCGATTGAGCGCGGCGCTGAGATGATCATGACGGTGGATAACGGCGTTTCTTCGCTGGAAGGTGTGCGTTACGCCAAGCAGAAAGGCTTGCAAGTGTTGGTCACCGATCACCACCTACCGGGGCAGCAATTGCCAGAGGTAGATGCGATGGTGAACCCGAACTTGCAGCAGTGCGCTTTTCCTTCTAAGGCGCTGGCTGGGGTAGGGGTTGCCTTCTATTTAATGATGGCGCTTTGTGTGCACATGCGTCAGCAAGGTTGGTTTGCCGCGCAAGGTATGGCTGAACCGAAATTGATGGAGTTGATTGATTTAGTGGCGCTTGGTACCGTTGCCGACGTGGTGCCGCTGGATGACAACAACCGTATTCTGGTGCACCAAGGTTTGCAGCGTATTCGCGCGGGTTTAGCGCGCCCCGGTATTCAAGCTCTGATTGAAGTCGCCAAACGGGATGCGCGCCGTTTGGTCGCTGCTGATTTTGGCTTTGCGCTTGGACCACGGATTAACGCCGCAGGGCGTTTGGATGATATGTCGTTCGGCGTTGAACTTTTGCTGTGTAACAACATTCACGCTGCGCGGCGTATGGCGAGTGAGCTGGACGGCCTCAATCAAACCCGAAAAGAGATTGAAGAGGGGATGAAGCAAGAGGCGGTCGCGTTTTGTGAGCGTTTGCAACTGAGCGATGATCGCGAGCTGCCTTACGGTTTAGTGCTGTTTCAGCGCGATTGGCACCAAGGGGTGATCGGCATTCTTGCTTCGCGCATCAAAGAGAAATACCACCGACCCGTGATTGCGTTTGCTGAAGGTGGTGATGGCAAGCTAAAAGGTTCATGTCGCTCGGTTCCCGGTCTGCATATGCGTGATGCACTAGATAAAATTGATACGCAAACCCCGGGCATCATACTCAAATTTGGTGGTCACTCGATGGCGGCTGGATTAACCATTGAAGAGCAAAATTTTGAACATTTTTGCCGACTGTTTGACCAGCTAGTGCGTGAAGAGCTGGATGAAGCAGCACTCAAAGGCATCATTCTCAGCGATGGCGAACTGAAACCGGAAGAGTTTTCGCTGCATACCGCCGAATTACTGCGTGCTGGTGGCCCATGGGGACAAGCGTTTCCTGAACCCCTGTTTGATGGTGAATTTAAAGTGCTGCACCAAAAACTGGTTGGCGAAAAACACCTCAAACTGATGCTTGAGCCGCTGTATAAAGGCTTTCCAACCAATGTGATGATCGACGGGATTGCGTTTAATGTCGATCTGCGCCGCTGGCCAGATGCATCGGTAAAAACGATACGCTTGGCGTACAAGCTGGACATCAACGAGTTTCGCGGTAATCAATCATTGCAACTCATGATTGATCATCTAGAAGCGAAGTAG
- the aceF gene encoding pyruvate dehydrogenase complex dihydrolipoyllysine-residue acetyltransferase: MAIEIYVPDIGADEVEVTEILVKVGDKVAEEQSLITVEGDKASMEVPASQAGIVKEIKVVAGDKVSTGSLIMLFETVAEAEGAAAAAPAPAPQAAAPVAAAPAAAALKEVQVPDIGGDEVEVTEIMVKVGDVVAEEQSLITVEGDKASMEVPAPFAGTVKEIKIAAGDKVSTGSLIMVFEVAGAAPVAAPVQAAAPAAAAPAVAALKEVQVPDIGGDEVTVTEIMVNVGDSISEEQSLITVEGDKASMEVPAPFAGTLKEIKVAAGDKVKTGSLIMVFEVAGAAPVAAPVQASAPAAAPAQAAVPAAAAPAASGEFQENHEYSHASPVVRRLAREFGVNLAKVKGSGRKNRILKEDVQSYVKEALKRLESGAQATASGKGDGAALGLLPWPKVDFSKFGETEVQPLSRIKKISGANLHRNWVMIPHVTQWDNADITELEKFRQEQNAMEAKRDTGMKITPLVFIMKAAAKALEAFPAFNSSLSDDGESLILKKYVNIGIAVDTPNGLVVPVFKDVNKKGIYELSKELAEVSKKARGGKLTAADMQGGCFTISSLGGIGGTAFTPIVNAPEVAILGVSKSEMKPVWNGKEFAPRLQLPLSLSYDHRVIDGAEGARFITYLNECLSDIRRLVL, encoded by the coding sequence ATGGCAATCGAAATTTATGTACCTGACATCGGTGCGGATGAGGTTGAAGTCACTGAGATTCTCGTCAAAGTCGGCGACAAAGTGGCTGAAGAGCAATCTCTAATCACGGTTGAAGGCGACAAAGCTTCTATGGAAGTTCCTGCGTCTCAAGCGGGTATCGTTAAAGAGATCAAAGTGGTTGCAGGTGACAAAGTGTCTACTGGCTCTCTGATCATGCTATTTGAAACAGTAGCTGAAGCGGAAGGTGCAGCAGCGGCTGCACCAGCTCCTGCGCCTCAAGCAGCGGCACCGGTTGCTGCGGCTCCAGCGGCCGCTGCACTGAAAGAAGTGCAAGTGCCAGACATTGGCGGTGATGAAGTTGAAGTGACTGAAATCATGGTTAAAGTTGGCGATGTGGTTGCGGAAGAGCAATCTCTGATCACCGTTGAAGGCGACAAAGCGTCAATGGAAGTACCCGCACCTTTCGCAGGTACGGTTAAAGAGATCAAAATCGCAGCTGGCGACAAAGTCTCAACGGGTTCACTGATCATGGTGTTTGAAGTAGCCGGCGCTGCGCCAGTTGCAGCACCAGTTCAAGCTGCGGCACCAGCCGCCGCTGCTCCAGCCGTTGCAGCACTGAAAGAAGTTCAAGTACCTGATATCGGCGGTGACGAAGTGACCGTAACTGAAATCATGGTTAACGTGGGCGACAGCATCAGCGAAGAGCAATCATTGATCACAGTAGAAGGCGATAAGGCTTCTATGGAAGTACCAGCACCCTTTGCCGGTACTCTAAAAGAGATCAAAGTGGCTGCAGGCGATAAAGTGAAAACGGGTTCGCTGATCATGGTGTTTGAAGTCGCTGGCGCAGCGCCAGTCGCGGCACCTGTTCAAGCTTCTGCACCAGCGGCAGCACCTGCTCAAGCAGCAGTTCCTGCGGCGGCTGCACCAGCAGCAAGTGGCGAATTCCAAGAAAACCATGAGTACTCACACGCTTCTCCAGTAGTGCGTCGTCTGGCTCGTGAATTTGGCGTTAACCTAGCCAAAGTGAAAGGCTCAGGCCGTAAGAACCGTATCCTGAAAGAAGACGTACAGAGCTACGTGAAAGAAGCGCTGAAACGTCTGGAATCTGGCGCGCAAGCAACCGCTTCAGGCAAAGGTGATGGCGCAGCGCTGGGCTTACTGCCTTGGCCAAAAGTGGACTTCAGCAAGTTCGGTGAAACCGAAGTGCAACCACTGTCTCGCATCAAGAAAATCTCTGGTGCTAACCTGCACCGTAACTGGGTGATGATTCCGCACGTGACCCAATGGGACAATGCAGACATCACTGAGCTAGAGAAATTCCGTCAAGAGCAAAACGCGATGGAAGCGAAGCGCGACACAGGCATGAAGATCACTCCGCTGGTATTCATCATGAAAGCAGCCGCTAAAGCGCTGGAAGCTTTCCCTGCGTTCAACTCTTCTCTGTCTGACGACGGCGAAAGCTTGATCCTGAAGAAATACGTGAACATCGGTATCGCAGTGGATACACCAAATGGTCTGGTGGTTCCTGTGTTTAAAGATGTGAACAAGAAAGGCATCTACGAGCTGTCAAAAGAGCTGGCTGAAGTATCGAAGAAAGCTCGCGGCGGTAAGCTGACTGCCGCTGACATGCAAGGTGGCTGTTTCACTATCTCTAGCCTAGGTGGCATTGGCGGTACTGCGTTTACCCCAATCGTTAACGCACCTGAAGTGGCTATTTTGGGTGTGTCTAAGTCTGAGATGAAGCCAGTGTGGAACGGCAAAGAGTTCGCGCCACGTCTGCAACTGCCACTGTCACTGTCTTACGATCACCGCGTGATCGACGGTGCAGAAGGTGCACGCTTCATTACTTACCTGAACGAGTGTCTAAGCGACATCCGTCGTCTGGTACTGTAA
- the fldB gene encoding flavodoxin FldB — MKIGLFYGSTTCYTEMTAEKIRAMLGEELVDIHNVKESPLTLMSDYDLLLLGISTWDFGEIQEDWSAVWDHIDGVSLKNKYVALFGLGDQEGYGEWYLDAMGLLHNQIKKSGANIIGYWPTQGYEFEASKALTEDGQHFVGLALDEDSQYDLSDERIATWVEQVLTEYHDAI; from the coding sequence ATGAAGATTGGTCTATTTTATGGCTCAACCACCTGCTATACCGAAATGACCGCGGAGAAAATTCGCGCCATGTTAGGTGAAGAGTTGGTGGACATCCACAACGTAAAAGAATCCCCCCTCACTTTAATGAGTGATTACGACCTTTTACTGTTGGGCATTTCAACGTGGGATTTCGGTGAAATTCAAGAAGACTGGAGTGCGGTATGGGATCACATCGATGGCGTGTCGCTAAAAAACAAGTACGTCGCGTTATTCGGCTTAGGCGATCAAGAAGGCTATGGCGAATGGTACCTGGATGCGATGGGACTACTACACAACCAGATCAAGAAGAGCGGAGCTAATATCATCGGCTACTGGCCAACTCAAGGCTATGAATTTGAAGCCTCTAAAGCCCTGACTGAAGATGGCCAACACTTTGTCGGTCTTGCGCTGGATGAAGATTCGCAATACGACTTGAGTGACGAACGCATCGCGACTTGGGTTGAACAAGTGCTAACCGAGTATCACGACGCGATTTAA
- the ampD gene encoding 1,6-anhydro-N-acetylmuramyl-L-alanine amidase AmpD codes for MIDSQGWYRLARRVPSPHCDARHDSEDVSLLVVHNISLPPGQFGGPYIEQFFLGELDANQHSFFQVIAKMRVSAHCVIRRDGEVVQFVPFHLRAWHAGVSSFAGRAKCNDYSIGIELEGSDFVPYTDAQYHALTELTQALMVRYPHITLPRITGHQYIAPLRKTDPGLVFDWRRFRAGLQPEA; via the coding sequence ATGATTGATAGTCAAGGCTGGTACCGCCTCGCCAGAAGAGTACCTTCTCCACATTGTGATGCGCGCCATGATAGCGAGGATGTTTCGCTGTTGGTGGTGCATAACATCAGCTTGCCCCCCGGCCAGTTTGGCGGCCCGTACATTGAGCAGTTTTTTCTGGGCGAGCTGGATGCCAATCAACATTCGTTTTTTCAGGTGATCGCCAAGATGCGCGTCTCGGCGCACTGTGTGATCCGCCGTGATGGTGAAGTGGTGCAGTTTGTGCCGTTTCATCTGCGCGCGTGGCATGCGGGTGTCTCCTCTTTTGCTGGCCGAGCCAAGTGTAATGATTACTCGATTGGCATTGAGCTGGAGGGGAGCGACTTTGTGCCGTACACCGATGCGCAATATCATGCGCTGACTGAGCTGACGCAAGCTTTGATGGTGCGCTACCCGCACATCACGCTGCCGCGCATTACTGGGCATCAGTATATTGCGCCGCTGCGTAAAACCGACCCCGGTTTGGTGTTTGATTGGCGACGTTTTCGGGCGGGGTTGCAGCCAGAGGCTTAG
- the nadC gene encoding carboxylating nicotinate-nucleotide diphosphorylase, with protein sequence MKETHNSQDRLAYLKQQLPADITRSVIDTLKEDLGGTLDPAADITASLIPADRISTATIITREAGVFCGQLWADEVFKQLGGQVSIEWHVQDGDTLTPNQTLCTLTGPARILLTGERNAMNFIQTLSGCATATARYVQELKGTQCRLLDTRKTIPGLRSALKYAVACGGGYNHRIGVFDAYLIKENHIIACGGIRQAISTAKQLNPGKPVEVETETLAELEEAISAGADIIMLDNFSLEMMREAVKINAGRATLENSGNITLDNLKECAETGVDYISVGALTKHLKALDLSMRFKS encoded by the coding sequence ATGAAAGAGACTCACAACAGTCAGGATCGCCTTGCGTACCTGAAACAGCAACTGCCTGCCGATATTACCCGCAGCGTGATCGACACCCTAAAAGAAGATTTAGGCGGCACACTTGACCCTGCGGCCGACATCACCGCCAGCCTGATTCCAGCCGATCGCATCAGCACCGCGACCATCATAACTCGTGAAGCAGGGGTATTTTGCGGCCAGTTGTGGGCGGATGAAGTGTTTAAACAGCTCGGCGGCCAAGTGAGCATTGAATGGCATGTGCAAGATGGTGATACGCTCACGCCCAACCAAACCTTGTGCACCTTAACTGGGCCTGCGCGTATTCTGCTCACCGGTGAGCGCAACGCGATGAATTTTATCCAAACCCTTTCCGGTTGCGCCACGGCTACGGCGCGTTATGTGCAAGAGCTCAAAGGCACCCAGTGCCGATTGCTCGATACCCGCAAAACCATTCCCGGCCTGCGCAGCGCCCTGAAATACGCCGTGGCTTGCGGCGGCGGTTATAACCACCGCATTGGCGTGTTTGATGCTTACCTAATCAAAGAAAACCACATTATTGCTTGCGGCGGGATCCGTCAGGCAATTAGCACAGCGAAACAGCTCAATCCCGGCAAACCAGTAGAAGTGGAAACCGAAACCTTGGCAGAATTGGAAGAGGCGATCAGCGCTGGTGCCGACATCATTATGCTCGATAACTTTAGTCTTGAGATGATGCGTGAAGCGGTAAAGATTAACGCAGGGCGTGCGACGCTGGAGAACTCCGGCAATATCACGCTGGATAATCTCAAAGAGTGTGCCGAGACGGGCGTAGATTACATCTCGGTCGGCGCACTGACCAAACACCTCAAAGCCCTTGATCTGTCGATGCGTTTTAAGTCGTAA
- the aceE gene encoding pyruvate dehydrogenase (acetyl-transferring), homodimeric type has product MSDMKHDVDALETQEWLAALESVVREEGVERAQYLLEQVLEKARLDGVDMPTGVTTNYINTIPAAQEPAYPGDTTLERRIRSIIRWNAIMIVLRASKKDLELGGHMASFQSSAAFYETCFNHFFRAPNEQDGGDLVYYQGHISPGIYARAFVEGRLTEEQLDNFRQEVDGKGIPSYPHPKLMPEFWQFPTVSMGLGPISAIYQARFLKYLNGRGLKDTTAQRVYAFLGDGEMDEPESRGAISFAAREKLDNLCFLINCNLQRLDGPVMGNGKIIQELEGLFRGAGWNVVKVIWGNGWDKLLAKDTTGKLLQLMNETIDGDYQTFKSKDGAYVREHFFGKYPETAALVADMTDDEIFALKRGGHESSKVYAAYKNAQETKGRPTVILAKTVKGYGMGDAAEGKNIAHQVKKMDMTHVLAMRNRLGLQDLISDEAVNNLPYLKLEEGSKEYEYLHARRKALHGYTPQRLPNFTGEFVVPALEEFKPLLEEQSREISSTMAYVRSLNILLKDKNIGQNIVPIIADEARTFGMEGLFRQIGIYNPHGQNYTPQDRDIVSYYKEATSGQVLQEGINELGAMSSWVAAATSYSTNNLPMIPFYIYYSMFGFQRVGDMAWMAGDQQARGFLLGATAGRTTLNGEGLQHEDGHSHILAGTVPNCISYDPTFAYEVAVILQDGIRRMYGEQENVFYYLTLMNESYAHPAMPAGAEEGIRKGIYKLETHAGNKAKVQLMSSGTIMNEVRKAAQILSEEYGVASDVYSVTSFNELARDGQACDRFNMLHPEAEVKVPYIAQVMGTEPAIAATDYMKNYADQVRAFIPAQSYKVLGTDGFGRSDSRENLRRHFEVNAGYVVVAALNELAKRGEVEKSVVAAAIKKFDIDTEKTNPLYA; this is encoded by the coding sequence ATGTCTGACATGAAGCATGACGTAGATGCACTGGAAACTCAGGAGTGGCTTGCTGCCCTTGAATCCGTTGTCCGTGAAGAAGGCGTAGAACGTGCGCAGTACCTGCTTGAGCAAGTGCTAGAAAAAGCGCGTCTGGATGGGGTAGACATGCCAACAGGCGTGACCACTAACTACATCAACACCATTCCTGCGGCACAAGAACCTGCTTACCCAGGTGACACCACGCTCGAACGTCGTATCCGTTCAATCATTCGCTGGAACGCGATCATGATCGTGCTGCGTGCATCGAAAAAAGATCTGGAACTGGGTGGCCACATGGCTTCTTTCCAATCTTCAGCTGCTTTCTATGAAACCTGTTTCAACCACTTCTTCCGTGCTCCAAATGAGCAAGACGGTGGCGACTTGGTTTACTATCAAGGTCACATCTCTCCAGGGATCTACGCGCGTGCTTTCGTTGAAGGCCGTTTGACTGAAGAACAACTGGACAACTTCCGTCAGGAAGTGGATGGCAAAGGCATTCCTTCTTACCCACACCCGAAATTGATGCCTGAATTCTGGCAATTCCCGACCGTATCTATGGGTCTGGGTCCAATTTCTGCCATTTATCAAGCTCGCTTCCTGAAGTATCTGAACGGCCGTGGCCTGAAAGACACCACTGCACAACGCGTGTACGCGTTCCTAGGTGACGGTGAGATGGACGAGCCAGAATCACGCGGAGCGATCTCTTTCGCAGCGCGTGAGAAGCTCGATAACCTGTGCTTCCTGATCAACTGTAACCTACAACGTCTGGACGGCCCTGTTATGGGTAACGGCAAGATCATCCAAGAACTGGAAGGTCTGTTCCGTGGCGCAGGTTGGAACGTTGTGAAAGTGATCTGGGGCAACGGCTGGGACAAACTGCTGGCGAAAGACACCACAGGTAAACTGCTGCAACTGATGAACGAAACCATCGACGGCGACTACCAAACGTTCAAATCGAAAGATGGCGCGTATGTTCGTGAGCATTTCTTTGGTAAGTACCCAGAGACTGCTGCACTGGTTGCTGACATGACTGATGATGAGATCTTCGCTCTGAAACGCGGTGGTCACGAGTCATCTAAAGTGTACGCAGCGTACAAAAACGCACAAGAAACCAAAGGCCGTCCAACCGTTATCCTAGCGAAAACGGTTAAAGGTTACGGCATGGGTGATGCAGCAGAAGGTAAGAACATTGCGCACCAAGTGAAGAAGATGGATATGACCCATGTTCTGGCGATGCGTAACCGCCTTGGTCTGCAAGACCTGATTTCAGATGAAGCCGTCAACAACCTGCCTTACCTGAAGCTAGAAGAAGGCTCAAAAGAGTACGAATACCTGCACGCTCGTCGTAAAGCTCTGCACGGTTACACACCTCAGCGCCTGCCAAACTTCACTGGTGAGTTCGTTGTGCCGGCTCTGGAAGAGTTCAAGCCACTGCTGGAAGAGCAGAGCCGTGAAATTTCTTCAACCATGGCGTATGTACGTTCACTGAACATCCTGCTGAAAGATAAGAACATTGGTCAAAACATCGTTCCTATCATCGCGGATGAAGCACGTACGTTCGGTATGGAAGGTCTGTTCCGTCAAATCGGTATCTACAACCCGCACGGTCAGAACTACACTCCACAAGATCGCGATATCGTTTCTTACTACAAAGAAGCGACTTCAGGTCAGGTACTGCAAGAAGGTATCAACGAGCTGGGTGCAATGTCATCTTGGGTTGCGGCTGCAACGTCATACAGCACCAACAACCTGCCGATGATCCCGTTCTACATCTACTACTCCATGTTCGGTTTCCAACGTGTTGGCGACATGGCGTGGATGGCGGGCGACCAACAAGCGCGTGGCTTCCTACTGGGTGCTACTGCGGGTCGTACCACACTGAACGGTGAAGGTCTACAGCACGAAGATGGTCACTCGCACATTCTTGCGGGCACGGTACCAAACTGTATCTCTTACGACCCAACCTTCGCTTACGAAGTTGCAGTAATCCTGCAAGACGGTATCCGTCGTATGTATGGTGAGCAAGAGAACGTGTTCTACTACCTGACACTGATGAACGAAAGCTACGCTCACCCAGCAATGCCTGCTGGCGCTGAAGAAGGTATCCGTAAAGGTATCTACAAGCTAGAAACGCACGCTGGTAACAAAGCAAAAGTTCAACTGATGAGCTCAGGCACCATCATGAACGAAGTGCGTAAAGCGGCACAAATTCTGAGTGAAGAGTATGGCGTAGCGTCTGACGTTTACTCTGTGACTTCATTCAACGAGCTGGCGCGTGATGGTCAAGCGTGTGATCGTTTCAACATGCTGCACCCAGAAGCAGAAGTGAAAGTACCTTACATCGCACAAGTGATGGGTACTGAGCCTGCTATCGCAGCGACTGACTACATGAAGAACTACGCGGATCAAGTACGTGCGTTCATTCCTGCACAGTCTTACAAAGTGCTGGGTACGGATGGTTTCGGCCGCTCAGACAGCCGTGAAAACCTACGTCGTCACTTTGAAGTGAATGCTGGCTACGTGGTAGTTGCAGCGCTGAATGAACTGGCAAAACGTGGTGAAGTTGAGAAGTCTGTGGTTGCAGCAGCAATCAAGAAATTCGACATCGACACTGAAAAAACCAACCCGCTGTACGCTTAA
- the pdhR gene encoding pyruvate dehydrogenase complex transcriptional repressor PdhR: MAYQRIRQPKLSDVIEQELERLIVEGTLSPGQQLPPERELAKQFEVSRPSIREAIQRLEAKRLLTRRQGGGTFVSDRIWQSFSDPLLNLLSSHSETQLDLLEARHALEGICAYFAALRGTEEDFARIQHCVTRIAEAQQLQNVDEEAERVMAFLIAITEAAHNVVLLHIVRSLSPLLEQNIRQNFKLLHRRPEAVEKVSKHRANIVDAIVSGQPEKAREMSHSHLAYIEETLLDLTREQTRRERSLRRIQQGNEPQ; encoded by the coding sequence ATGGCTTATCAAAGGATTCGTCAGCCAAAGCTCTCCGATGTGATTGAACAAGAACTGGAGAGACTGATTGTGGAAGGAACACTCTCACCCGGTCAGCAACTTCCTCCGGAACGCGAGCTGGCCAAACAGTTTGAAGTGTCTCGCCCCTCGATCAGAGAAGCCATACAACGCCTAGAAGCCAAACGCTTGCTCACTCGCCGTCAAGGTGGGGGGACATTCGTTAGTGATCGAATTTGGCAGAGCTTTTCTGATCCTCTGCTAAATTTATTGTCTAGCCACTCCGAAACTCAACTGGATCTGCTGGAAGCGCGTCATGCACTAGAAGGCATCTGCGCCTATTTTGCGGCGTTGCGTGGTACCGAAGAAGACTTTGCGCGCATTCAACACTGTGTCACGCGTATTGCCGAGGCGCAGCAATTACAGAATGTGGATGAAGAAGCGGAACGGGTGATGGCCTTTTTGATTGCCATTACCGAAGCGGCGCACAACGTTGTGTTACTGCACATCGTACGCAGCTTGAGCCCGCTTCTAGAGCAGAATATTCGTCAGAATTTTAAACTCTTACATCGCCGCCCTGAAGCGGTTGAGAAAGTAAGCAAACACCGAGCTAACATTGTGGATGCGATTGTTTCGGGTCAGCCGGAAAAGGCACGTGAAATGTCCCATTCCCACTTAGCTTATATCGAAGAAACGTTGTTGGATTTGACTCGTGAACAGACTCGCCGTGAGCGATCTCTGCGTCGAATTCAGCAGGGTAATGAGCCGCAATAG